ttctaaatgtattgtttttaatagttatggatgataatgTAGTAACTAAACAGAAGCGTCACATTTAAACTTGACacccctgctgttttgttttatactttgaACCAAATTTAGGGTTACAATAATtaagcttaaagagtaagtagcggggttccaaaaaatataacgTTATATGTTTAACGTATAACATTTATAGTACAACTGTTTAAAttatgtacctgtaattttcctcttcattgttaacatcctgacaattttttacacttaactgtctgtttcaaagctcttttcaaaatgtccgctctagtgcactggggtttgagatctgtcctctaaatcactgcaggaagagtgattaaaaaaaaaaaacacacataacaagtgctctgacttttttgttctgtaccacatcatggaccgttattgctgtgttacttgtttgacaatgtgagcaaCAATGCTTACACTATCGGTGCACTAgagcgctatatttttcagaatcctgctacttactctttgaaTGGCTCAAACTCCTGTGAAATGGGTCTCTAGTTATTCTGTTCAAACTGTCAAGAatgaacacagacacaaacacacacacacacacacacacacacacacacagccctcacTTGGAGATCAGGGTTTCTGTTGTGAGTGCTGATTGACACTTCCACTGCTGACAGCTCCACCTCTTGCCAAGGCTCTGGTTCTGTCTCTTTTGGAGgttctgtttaaataaaacactgactGTTAAACAATCTCTTCCTTGCTTtctaaaaacagtgttttaaggTGGTtgaaaaaaagattaattttagatcttaaagtaattgtagctaaacAAAAAAATTCAGTCTTACATGTTTTGCACTTCCAAAGGTCTCAAAAGGGCAGTTCTGAATTAaatatagcacacatgtattttagtttttaaaacatgatgggccatatttttaaagcatttactgcagtatataattaaatcttttttttttaaagaagaacatTCTATGTAAATTGTACAAAACAGAAGCAAAAAGCTTTAGAGTGATTCGAAAGCGATGAATAGCAGATAAGTTAAGTTGGGacttaagttattattattattgtttggttcTAGTCTGTAAAATCTGCAGcttattttcttcttttaaaaaatatgagtTCTATAATGACTGGAgtgaacactttgaaaatatatccagatatctggtactactttaggttaaaggaagttctgtttctatgccttattctcaggttatctgtttgcatttgcacttcctgggtcatttcatctcAGAGGTATCCCCTGGGTCAAAGCTTGTTACAGGCTGAAAGGGGGAGCAGTCAATAAAGGGAGCAGATGGCTGGTGACAGGAAAGAAGcaattgaaggggtggggacaacttcaccctccaggtgaaaagACAAAGGAcatgcaacactatctgaaagaaaggcttgcaaacagatatttCTGAATTAGTGAACTAGCAGATATCATGCtctaaataaaaatgcttacgataacatttatttctttcaaaactagacATTTGTGACATATAATGAACGGAAGTACGCAAGCTGTAAGAGACCAGATTTTCAGAGGACCTCATTTCATTGTATGTTATTTGTACATGGTAATCTTACTAAGTGGGTCAATAAATCGCCCCAGGGAGTAACACCAGCATGACTAATACAGAGTTCAAGGAGATTTACACCCGCTTAGTAAGcaagacaaataaataatgatggaaacagaaacagcaatacatatttaaaccaGATATTTAAAATGAAGAAGCTGAAAGAGATTTATGTAGCGTTACttttacatttttctattttactaCTTAAAGAGTTACAGAGACAGTCTTCCACTGGGTGAAATGAGGAGGGTAAATACATGCCCCCCCTGCCTTACATACCCTCTTTGGGGGGAGACCAGTAAAGCGCCAGCCTGTGGAATATGCGGGTGAGGAGTTGCGGGCGGGAGGGTTCCTTGGTCTCATCGGGGGGCCGTGCTGTGGGGCCCAGGTACCTCAGAGACACCTGATGACTCTGTGGCCATTCCTGCgtcaaaattaaaatacaaaattctaAATGACTTATTCATTTGAAGTGTGCTGACAGTATCCAAACTGTAGTAACGTGCCCCTTGCATGCACTTACATTTTTAGTAATTGAGAATATCAGAACATGTTATTATTGAGGCAactcaatttaaaaagaaataaaaataacacacacacacacttgcagacaaaagtatttgggcagttaaaaaaagaaagagcacaaagaaagtgatttctatcatttctaattgttctattgaaagatataaattagagattcagctttataataaaacaacaaattattacataacatgcatgaaatgaaaaaactaaatttcatactttgacaaaagtatttgggcccccttacattagtattttgtgttccTACCCTTTGCTTGCTTTACAGCTTTTTATTTTGAAACCACTTTCCTGGtatctttccggagatatttttgcgtattcttcaacacatacagctttgagttctgcaatcgactttggtttcctttttgcaacagcagccttcaagtcaatccacaacatttcgatgggattcaagtctggggactgagctggcaaatccataactgtaatcttactttttttcagaaattctttTGTAGACTTCGCAGAAGTCTGCTGGAATACAAACATCAGTCCAAtgagccttctagcactgggtaacaaatgagagtacaacatgtcttgatattttgcagcattcattgatccttctacaatacaaaggtcaccagtgcctgaggaagaaaaacaagcccataccatcacacaacctccaccatgtttaacactatataacatttggttgaagaaatcatcaggcttcttcacgTATTCAATAGAAgactccaatcgctttcttttctgtagtgtttttaacaaaggtttgcatcttggttttcgcccatggacattcatcttgttaaggtatcgttgaattgttcgctcatgaatttcttgaccatcttctctcaatttttgtgtcaaatcttttgccaGGCTGCTCaaacgattcttcttccagattttgcagaaatctttcttggtcttccacacctggagctagttgcagtagttcctgttctcttGTGTTTGTCagtaatagcccacacagtgcttttcggtaaacagaatctttctgctatttttctggtagtttctcctttttcgtttagttgaatcactgccattttgagatcgttgctgtactctttagccTTATCCTTatttgaatcacaaatttccaatttatttttcagcacttgattatgtatttacttattctATAACTAtaatcaggtgttggttttcaatcatggtaaccgtcaataattagcaacaaatgggtttaatacaaaatatgttgattgccaaatatttttagtttttacatgttatttttcatttatgcATGGTATGCAATAAGGTGTTCTTTTATTATGAAGCTGAATCTGtactttaatatattttttaactgccCTCATACTTTGtctgtgactatatatatatatatattttaaataaatttagagtgcccaattattttaccccagatGGCTCCTTTCTTTGGTTGAGCTAAGAGAACATTTATAAAATTAGCATACCTTCAAAGTACTGAAAAAGTGAGCTGCCTTTGTTTTTAAAGGCCCAAGGTACCAATATCTGAAAATAAGTAAACATTGTTACATTTCTCTACAAGGCTCTTTGCATATTAACagaatagaaacaaataaaatgggGTCCATTTCAAGGATCTAAAccgtggcagatcttaataccaacACAtgggtcattaaaaaaaaaaaaaaaaaaaaaaatcaaaacatattAATTCAAAAAGCACATATTTTATAAGACTCATATGATATGGAGTTGTagtaatagtaaaaaaataaaaaattacattacaaaatgtAGCTCTAAAATACCAGGACCCAGGCAGCTATTTCATTAAATGCATTCATACTTTTTAAAAGGATTTAACTGGTAGTTGAATTTttgagtgtccaattattttctccccaatttgaaggTCAATTTGAACACTCTAAATACTGCAGATCAACACACAATGTCTGTGGTCAAGCCAATCCTTTCTTTTCACAAAATCTTAACTTACTGCAATTGACCTTTTCTATATTAAAAGCCCATCAGATGTAATAGGCATCCCATTTTCAAACTAATCACTGTTATTATACTGAAATGTTAGTACTTATAAAATAGTCATGACGGACCTTTAATGATGAGGACAACCATACACACTATGTTAAAGTTTAAACGTTTAGGCAATTACACTTCGCCCCCTGGCatgtatacaaattaaaaattaaaaaagaccaTTTCCATCTAAATTAAAACACGACGGTCTTAGTAAAGTAGACTTACTTGCTAATGTTTGCAGCTACATCTCTGTACGCTCCCCATTGCAAACAGGTCAAGGCAAACACTGGCTGCTCCGTCTCTCCCTGTCGATACAGAACAACAAGCAGGGGGAtcaacaaacaagaaaaaaaacacactccaatTCCGTTTCACAACAATATGGGATGCTGTTGCCTGGGCACCTAGCAACTGTGATCATTTGGGCATCTGTGTGAAACTTATTAAAGGAAAGAAAATGATCAAAGTAATAACCAAGTTCACTAAAATCAAATCGAACACTCATTTAAAGCCAAAATATTATATACAGCATACATATAATAggttttaaaactgaaaatgtatCAGTCAAGCCTGTTCCTGGTCTGCAGGTAAAGCACCTCATCAGGCACGATAGAATTCCAAGGCTGTGGTTGTTGAAAATCTGAAGAAGAGTTCAATCAGAAGCTGTAAGCCGGACACAAGAAAGTGCTCCATGTATTGTACTCCTCTCTTGTAAATTTTGCTTGGTTTCATACCTTTATCTGCAGCACATCTAGGGGGATAGTGTCTCCTTTCAGGATGGACAGGGTAGCATCAGTGATGTGCCTGAAAATGTCAAAAAACAAGCAAGGCTATTCAGGTGGCTGAAACAAAAGCACAAATTCCTGTATAAAATGTAGAGTAAGGACCCCCACAACTCCACACTGGGTTATTTATATACACCGGTTTTGCGGTTTACCGCGATTTAGGTACTTTACGGTATTGACATCGGTCCTGTTATTCTACACCGCAATATACTGTAATTATGGAAGTACAAAAGAAAGCAATGTTCGAGTTCCTATGAACTAAGTGAAGGAAAAGGCGATTTAATGAACACCTTTTTATTCAACATCCTCATCAGGGTTTACAGTTTTCTTCTGCAAACATGCTTCTAAACCAAGCGATGGTACTTGCAGctttagcaaagtgtctgaggaagacCTTTCTCTGAACTGGTACTGTGTTTTGAcaatggttttgaaggaaactgtcaacgacacagaatacaagtttcaatatctcaattagcacagacaagcgactgcagcgGGACAGCATACTTATTCTCAAaatagttatttacagtattaaaactttttAAGGTAAGTGCTTGCAGACTCCAcgtgtgtaataatcattagtaaCAGCACTGGAAGCTTGCTTGTGCAATGTCACGTGAACTGTGGATATAAATCTAACTACATACATCTTAGTactaaaatacagttttaatggtgttgctatatgtattttatttacccCATGCCAAAAAAACCCAACTTTTTTCTGCTCTTGAATAACTTGCAGTGGTAAATGTTTGTGTTTGAAGCAATATGACTGATCTTCCTAATTCTGTTTCCCATAAGCTAAACAAAGCactttttagttatttatttgtgtactatagaatttttctaacaaacagaCTGCAGCTCCATGTTGTTTTGAGCAAAGGTTAGCTcttaataacacaataatacatactGTGGTAGAATAATATATTGTACAACTTTAggtgttcttttaaagtttttaaatttcaattgtcttaaaaaaaaaaaagttacaattggTATGCCTTTATTCAGCTTTGTCTTCGTAAAACATAAAATGCCAAAGCTGAAATCATTCCATAAAAGGaagtatttttttgtgaattaCAATTTACAGTAGAGGTATTTCTCAATTTTAGTAAGTCTTCATTTTGCATGATGGCCTATACCGcgtgatattaaggttaccaTGGTATTTGTTTTGAGGGTTATCATATTGTGCACATTCTATACCGACCCATCTTTAGGTACTTACTTGACTTTGTTGTCACTGTCTGGGTACAGAGTGTGATTCAGAGTGTTGCTGGTTCCCAGGGGGATGAAACCAATTGGAATTTTACTGAAGGTggcctaaaaaataaaaaaataaaaaatatacgtatgtatgtatatatatatatgggggtgCCTTGCCATAGTTCGGGACCTTTTCACTGTCTTGCTGtatgtaaaagaaacattttctggACCACAGATGTAGTtaaacaggacagggcctgtatatttattcaaaaaaatcaaacaaaacaaaagcctaactcctcaagggagtactaactaaacagagtacagtccctgactgaccatcgggcagctaagctgcttaccgataCAAAACTACAACACACCGTTGTTACACGGAAACACAGTACTTTACATGACTGCTTGGTGAATCTCCACATAACTTTATACATATGTAAAGACCTTCTTCTTGTCACGGATTTGTGGCACAGAAAAATTTAGTGTTCAAGTTGTGTAAATGCAggttttttgtgtcatttttaaaagctagCAATAAgtacacatttttcatttaaatgctgcatATATAGACTACATGTATGGTCcggtttatttttattcattaataaacctatttgcagcttgcataatcggaaagaaaatgtctcggtgctgctaaatgcaccacctgcaagccacaaCTACTGGTACTACAGAAAATGACTTGTTTTCAGGCGTGACGTgtttcaagggtgttaaccttgcttctgattggtcagatTCATTCCAGTCAcgtgacgaaaaaaaaaaaaatagaaacaggttctattttagcgacgCGAAGTTTTCTCAAAGCGACATCGCTCGCGTCTGGTGTGGATACtgccatttgactgcagtgacttctaaattattcgctcCCGTCCAGTGCGGACGCAGCTTTAGAGATTaggttaataatgtgctttataAAGCTTCTCTATTTTACTTAAGCATTTACAAGTCTTTCTAACAATGTTGTCCATAAACCCTGATGGCGATGGCAACTTTCAAGATGATAAAGCACCCATCCACCGCGGCAGAACTGCTTGTGAATGGTTTGAAAAGCATCACAGAAAAGACAGTTGATGTCAAAGAGATCagaaattcaatttaaaacaactCACCGCATCGGCTCGTCGCAGCAGACCAGTGATCACCTAAAGGGACAGACAATGAAATAAGTGAGGAAGAAGAACCATCCTCTATGGATCCAATAAGATACATTTAGACATGGTCACATTACCTAAAATCACACATTCATCATTATATGTTTTACTGACGTTGGCAATACTTTAAAGTAAAAGCCACATATATCCCTATGAAAAGATAATGCTTCTTCATGGTGTAAATACATGATACCGAGATGTATGAGGATGCACCTTTTCATGgtatgtaaaatacatttattcgACTGAAAAAGACAACCAATTCTTCACAAAATTCTAATTACTCATTAtgttcagttgtttttttattgttctaaTTGTCAATAGAAGGTTTGTGATGTAAAGATGATTAATCACCTGTGGAAAACAAGTgtataaaaaaggggtgttcctctgtatcaaattaaatgtactcatgattaagactctgtTGAAACGcattgagattttgtttgtgcttttttgttttctaaagaatatgtgaagagaaaagctaaaataaaaaataagaataatggaaataagttgttaaaataaattatttttgtgaagaattgGTTATCTTTTTCACTAAAATCAATGTATATgggcctgttggcaaccaatacaagcaatctttattttctcaaatgtaaaatatatttaaaatgtccttcattgaaaacaaaatCTGTGCTCAAATGAAACcaaacatgcatttattttacaacCTGATGTAGattaaaatcatatattttacAATCTGATGTAGattaaaatcatatattttacAAGATTCATTTTGGTATATGAGCATTTGTTTCTAGAATTCTTGGAAGTATTTGAACTGCAAAATCTCATCAGACTATGCAACAATGTGACATGCATGCAGCAACTTGGGGTGTAACGATACACTACTGTCACGATAAAATATGAATCACAATATGCAGGTTTGCGATACAATACATGTGAGGTCCCTGATGGGGTAACAAGTTCATATGATCATTTAAAttgactattttgttaaaagaaaaaaatgaatgagATAGGAAGAGTATGTATTTATACCCACtataaaacatacatatttttcATACAAGAACcatttggtcttgtatcacaaaaGAAACCTCTTACATACCTCTATTATGATATGTAAAGAAAGTGCACAATGAATCATTACACCTCTTGCAACAACAGGACGATATATAGCACTAGGAAAAGCATTTTCGCTTTCAGGTaggtaatgatatatatatatattttttttaaatgtaacaattGGAATAAAAAGGATAAGAAATGGAACTTGGATGCATCAAAACCAGATCactgatttaaaatttaaataccaAGGTGATTTCATAATATTGCCGTTTTTATTTGATGTCCTTGGTATAGCTCGGGTCCTATATGCTAAATAACGGTGGGTTTCATTTGGCTTTAACATAGACAACTACTGGAGCAGACCACACAAGGAAAGAATGAGGAGATTCAGGCAGGACGCGCTACCTCCTGCAGGGTCCCGTCACCTCCAGCCACAATGATAAGATCGGTCTGCTCCATCAGATCCAGCAGCTTCTTTGCCTGGCCTTCATAGTCTGTCTGTAACAGATgaattaaagtggttgtagctaacaaaatcatttcataaGCCTTACCTGCATTGCACTTTCAGTCACCATATAGCTCTCAAATGTGccgttttgaaagaaacgcatgttTAGCAAACAAgtcatttcattttgaaacacCTGGTACTACATCTGGTTAAATAAAGCTCTCAGTTTGCTTCTCTTGCCTGGAAGCCTGTTACTGCTTTATTCCTATGTCATTCAAAGCCgcaatgtcttctgggtcaaaacatcttactggctgcaaagcatgtcagtcatctggggaagcagctggttggttactgacaggaaacaATGTATGCTTGAgcttttacagaaaataaatctcCATTTACCTTAACTAGTGTCACCTCTATGCCTGACAAGTATAAGATGGGGGCTGCATTTTTCTCAAAAAGGGTGCTTGCTTTCCTggtaagagagagacagaaattcCTGTAAAAACATGAGCCTTCCGACAAGAGCTTCACTGCTATCCTTGCACTACCAGCCTTGTGGGACAGACAGAAAAAGCTTGCTTCCACAGGCTTGTAAGTGAGCTTAGTGCTTAGCTATACTGACCAGGTAAAACACAGCCTGACCTGAGTGTAGCACGGGCAGAGACATCTAAGGCTGTAAGCAGACAAGCTAGATTTCGATCATGTCTAACACTAGCCTTGTCAAACACCAAATCACAAAGACATGCAGGAAGCCCTTCAGTCCTTACTGGAAAACTGTGCCAGGAGGGCCACggtagaaaataaaaacaatactgtatttgTAACTAGTTCAGAACTTGTTCTACATGAAAGGTAAATATTCAATTGAATACACAGAGG
Above is a window of Acipenser ruthenus chromosome 14, fAciRut3.2 maternal haplotype, whole genome shotgun sequence DNA encoding:
- the agk gene encoding acylglycerol kinase, mitochondrial, which produces MARVLKILQTLRNHWKKSVFGVCVVSYGGHWLYGKHCDNLLRRAACQEALKFGQQIIPANVQLKKATVILNPAACSRKASTLFEKNAAPILYLSGIEVTLVKTDYEGQAKKLLDLMEQTDLIIVAGGDGTLQEVITGLLRRADAATFSKIPIGFIPLGTSNTLNHTLYPDSDNKVKHITDATLSILKGDTIPLDVLQIKGETEQPVFALTCLQWGAYRDVAANISKYWYLGPLKTKAAHFFSTLKEWPQSHQVSLRYLGPTARPPDETKEPSRPQLLTRIFHRLALYWSPPKEEPPKETEPEPWQEVELSAVEVSISTHNRNPDLQRTEDALTICVEPDTLSKGDFIAMGSTKLTDPSICPESGVCVQASSCQLNLPKDGAGFYSIDNEEYEAMPVEVTLLPRKLNFFCDSGRKHDLLN